Proteins from a genomic interval of Rhipicephalus microplus isolate Deutch F79 chromosome 6, USDA_Rmic, whole genome shotgun sequence:
- the LOC119177857 gene encoding uncharacterized protein LOC119177857, translated as MYAKREIPTLDSVIRAVNEDSDLPNFTKTTLWRLTKDIGFTFAKRKRNLALIGRSDIIAWRRRYLRAIKKFRGQGRCIIYLDETWVNAGHTKEYVWQDTTVKSSQDAFLKGLTTGLAAPSGKGARLILVHAGSSATGFIEGAADYFRAKKGGSADYHSEMDGRYFEEWFTDKLLPNIPPNSVIVMDNAPYHSVALEKAPTKSTRKADIQLWLTKKGVPWSEDMVRAELLELSQKVNTPSIVYRIDTLAATHGHEVLRVPPYHGEFNPIELVWSQVKGYIAARITGFTLAEVEKLLPDALASVKQKKWQNCCAHVEQVEAEAWERDMIVDSEIKPLVFCICDSCNSSSDESGAQFSDDELSGIEELC; from the exons ATGTACGCCAAGAGGGAGATCCCAACTCTGGACAGTGTGATAAGGGCTGTCAACGAAGACAGCGACTTGCCGAACTTCACGAAAACCACCTTGTGGAGGCTAACGAAGGACATCGGCTTCACCTTTGCTAAGAGAAAACGGAATCTTGCGCTAATCGGGCGCAGTGACATCATTGCCTGGCGTCGCAGGTACTTGCGGGCGATCAAGAAATTCCGaggacaaggcag GTGCATCATCTACTTGGATGAAACATGGGTCAACGCAGGGCACACGAAGGAGTACGTTTGGCAGGACACGACTGTGAAGTCATCGCAAGATGCCTTCCTCAAAGGTCTGACGACAGGATTGGCTGCACCCTCGGGCAAAGGGGCCCGTTTGATCCTCGTACATGCTGGCAGTAGTGCAACTGGTTTCATCGAAGGAGCTGCTGACTATTTCCGAGCGAAAAAGGGGGGCAGCGCTGACTACCACTCTGAGATGGATGGCAGATACTTTGAGGAGTGGTTCACCGACAAGCTTTTGCCAAACATTCCTCCTAATAGCGTTATTGTCATGGACAATGCGCCATACCACAGCGTAGCTCTTGAGAAAGCACCTACCAAGTCGACGCGCAAAGCTGATATTCAGCTTTGGCTCACAAAGAAAGGTGTTCCGTGGTCAGAGGACATGGTGAGAGCTGAATTGCTGGAACTTTCCCAAAAGGTCAACACACCCAGTATTGTGTACCGCATCGACACTCTGGCGGCTACCCACGGCCATGAAGTGCTTCGTGTACCACCATACCACGGCGAGTTCAACCCAATCGAGCTTGTTTGGAGCCAGGTAAAGGGGTACATCGCAGCACGGATTACGGGTTTCACTTTGGCTGAAGTAGAGAAGCTTCTGCCAGATGCACTGGCATctgtaaaacagaaaaagtggCAAAACTGCTGCGCTCATGTAGAGCAAGTTGAAGCTGAAGCATGGGAACGGGACATGATTGTGGACAGTGAAATCAAACCACTTGTCTTCTGCATTTGTGATTCGTGCAACTCCTCCTCCGATGAGTCGGGTGCTCAGTTCAGTGATGACGAGTTGAGTGGCATTGAAGAACTTTGCTGA